The Humulus lupulus chromosome 7, drHumLupu1.1, whole genome shotgun sequence region CAGAATAACCCTCTCCCCCAGAGCCACAGCTACAACATTAGCTACATTTTATATCATACATTCTATCTACTCGTCAAAAACATCTAAGTTAATGGCTTGTGAGCTAAACAAATAGGTACACAACCAATAGAAAGAGGATAACACATATTCAGTATAAAACTTATGTTTACTCTCTAGTGTGATTGCTTCACCTAGAACATATAACTTAATGGGTTtgtaacataaacatatagagaCACAAAAAGCTAACAGAAAGAGGATAACACATATTCAGTATAAATCTTCTGTTTACCTCCAAGTGTGATCGCTTCACCTTCTTCCCACGGTATGACATTCTTCGCCTTTTGTAATCCCTTTCTTCTGCCAATAATTCCTCTCTAGTCCTGCTCTTGCTTGCATCCTTGTATAATAACCAAAAATAAATACAGGTACTCTTGAGATTATAAAATAAAACAACTTGCCTCATATTCATAACAAATATGTTGTGCTACGGAACCAACTGCAAGATTTACTGGGAGCAAGTTCATAATGCTTGATATGGTTGTATTTTAGAGACAAAATGTTGGCTGAACTTTGTTGTCTATCAATTTTATTAGCATGAATATCCGATTCTCACTTCTTACAAGTTACAAGCATTGAGAAACCAGTTATCAAGAACTATCGCTTTGAAGGCATACTGTACACTACTACTACATGATATTATTTCAAGGAAAAGTCATTTATTCATATTGGACATTATCTTATGTATTCCCACTAAGATAGTACCTCATTAGATAATTTCACCCGAGGAAGGCCATCATGCTCAATTATGGGTCTATACAGAGGACGTTTTTTCCGTTCTTCATCAGCTCTTTGAGACACATAAGCATGCTCTGCCATCCTACAATGGAAACGCTGTGTCAGATTACCAGAACGTAGCACTTATCATGCAGTCTAGAGAAGAATACAAGGCCAAGCACTTCAATTACTTGGTGAGATCTCATAAGACATATGACAGTTGTTCAAAACAAAATGAGCAACACCATTTTCAAACGGAGAAACTATAAAAGTTAGCCAATAGATTGAAATAGTTACTAATGAATAAAACAGTGAATAGAAGTGTACCGTTGATAGTTATTTAGTGGTGGGTAACACCGTAGTGCCTTAACTTTATCTTCAAACAAGGACCTTTCATGCAATGCTGCAACAGCTGCTACTACCTGAGAAACAAAAATCACCCCACCCGTAACACTTTCATCTACTATGCTATTTTGTTCTTCTTCAGTACTTTTCTGAAGCTGTTGTGCTTCTTCCACTTTGACACCTCCAGTACTGTCATTAGAATTCATATCCAAACTATGATGAAACTCTTCAGTGGGAGACTCTGTCACCTTATGCTCTAATGAGAAAATTAATACCCTCGACGCAGCTTCTAATATGCATTGCTTGACAGTATTTATGGCAAAAAGCTTCCCATTTATTTGACCGTAGAGAATGGAAAACTGAGACGCCAGCCACATCAGAACTTGAACTAGTACTGGACAATTAAAGTTCGTATTCCCTGGAATCATCTCTGTATCACCATTGTCCACCAAAGTTGAAGCTTCTTTGAGAATTGCCTTCAAACAAAGCCTGCAGAGCAAAAATATGTGATCCCTCATAGCCGTATCAATCACAATTCCATATCTTGGAGAATTAGCAATGACCCATCTTGCCAAGCCATTAACTCGAGCTAAATCCAACCCCAAAATAGCACAAAGAACTCTGTACGAGTATACTGTGGGATACTCATTCCAAGTTTCAACCTCAGCTCTAGTAGCCCAAAACTCGGAAGGAAGAATCTTTCTACAGTCTCTCCCAAAAGTCTTCGTCTCTATATCCCCTTTGCTCACAAAATTTTCGCATTGAACGGACAAAACAGAAGGAAGAGTAAAAGTTCTACTGACACCATTTATAGCAGACAAACTAACCACCCCAGGGCAATCGTGGTAGAATGAATTGCACCCAAACTCCGCAAAGAAATCATCCAAGGAGAAGCAGAGGTCGGATTCGGAGCCTTGAACTGACTGAAGAAAACCATTTTCAGGCTGCGAAGAAGCAGAGGATTTCAGAGTTTGGGTGTAATTTAGAGGTGGAAGAAGGCCAGGTTGAATAGGGGAAGGAGAGGAGGGGCAGCTGAGAAAATGGGCAAAGAGGGAGTTGGGTGGCAAGAGGTGATGGGGGTTAAAAGAGCAAGAGGCAAAGCGATTGAGGTTGGCCTGGTTTGGGTGTTGGAGTGGAAGAAGAGTGGAAAGGGATAGAAGAGTCTGCTCAGATTGTTGAATGAGAGAATTGAGAGTTGAGAGAGTGGCGGAGAGGTCCGGAGGTTGAGGAGCAGGGTTCTGGGGATGTGGGGGTTGGAATTGAGAGATAGGGTTAGGGTTAGAGGGGAGAGAAGTGAAGGGTGGGTGAGAAaacggaggaggaggaggaggttgggTCATGAGAGATTAAAGTTGAAGAATTTGAAGATGGGGCAAAATTGATTGAACTGCAGTGTGGAGTAAGAAAAAGATATGGCGAACCTGTAGTAGTGTAGCGTACGAAGTTTGATGAGCGAACGCTAAAAGAAGTGAGAGTGAAGACGGTAGCTTCGGCTTCTTCGATTCGACACCAATGGCGGATTGACTCAGACAGAGCAACGGAACGTCTTTCTTTCCCTCCCTCCGTTCGTTGTTTGGGTTGGGCCGACTCCTTCTTTATTAGGTCAGGCCCAGGCCCATCTTAAACCCAAGAAAGAgagaaattagaaaaatattctaTTTATGTTGCTGAAGAAAAATATCAAATACACTTTGGGTGCTTTCGGTAacgtttttatttttaaataatttttttttctaatttactTTTTATTACCAATTTTCagaaataaaaaatgtatttagtaactatttttattttattttttaaaaacaaaacataaaaaaatatgctgggtaattaattaataatataataatgacaAATTTTAGGGAAAATAGCATTTTGGCTCATGTGTTTATTCCGAATAAGCAATCGgccatgtgttttgttaaatatGATAATTCAGGCCATGTGTGTTTACAAAATGTATAAAAATAGTACTGTAGACctgattttggtaaaaaaaaaatcaattataagatcaattcttggGTCGTTAGCGATGCGATGAGTTTAGAGAAGCGGATAAAGTGGTTAAGGAACTAAGAATGAAAaattatatttgaaatttttttgacaaaaattagGTATAGgttttgatcaattttgtaaaacaTAGTGTTTGAATTGTCAAGATCGATCACGGGAAAAATATAGGACCCAAATTAGTATTTTCCCATTCTAAATATTGAAAAAAACAAATGATAGTATTCTTTCAACTAGTTGGTTCAAGACATAATAACGTCTAAATTTCACACTAAAAAAATGACCACTTAGAATAGTT contains the following coding sequences:
- the LOC133790619 gene encoding U11/U12 small nuclear ribonucleoprotein 48 kDa protein isoform X4; amino-acid sequence: MTQPPPPPPFSHPPFTSLPSNPNPISQFQPPHPQNPAPQPPDLSATLSTLNSLIQQSEQTLLSLSTLLPLQHPNQANLNRFASCSFNPHHLLPPNSLFAHFLSCPSSPSPIQPGLLPPLNYTQTLKSSASSQPENGFLQSVQGSESDLCFSLDDFFAEFGCNSFYHDCPGVVSLSAINGVSRTFTLPSVLSVQCENFVSKGDIETKTFGRDCRKILPSEFWATRAEVETWNEYPTVYSYRVLCAILGLDLARVNGLARWVIANSPRYGIVIDTAMRDHIFLLCRLCLKAILKEASTLVDNGDTEMIPGNTNFNCPVLVQVLMWLASQFSILYGQINGKLFAINTVKQCILEAASRVLIFSLEHKVTESPTEEFHHSLDMNSNDSTGGVKVEEAQQLQKSTEEEQNSIVDESVTGGVIFVSQVVAAVAALHERSLFEDKVKALRCYPPLNNYQRMAEHAYVSQRADEERKKRPLYRPIIEHDGLPRVKLSNEDASKSRTREELLAEERDYKRRRMSYRGKKVKRSHLEVMRDIIEDYMDEIKQAGGIGCFEKESGGEDTFPFKPPYVSDTTTYGDMPKKSFYDSSTGGDSPNYYQQQLHSDYRTQATTSKGPLVKQYQQPRRGHHDNHELSEDHVSVNRYKHDREYCSRSPRHVRSSECPRRPREQDEMDGIKHHENQNLKIRGTGKDMRITVQSLCHVSRTDMTLQSLMTHMKMVTLPSANTMDQINFMMRRIEPGTTNYNGTVPTLPFGFQGVLRPTVGPGS
- the LOC133790619 gene encoding U11/U12 small nuclear ribonucleoprotein 48 kDa protein isoform X3, which gives rise to MTQPPPPPPFSHPPFTSLPSNPNPISQFQPPHPQNPAPQPPDLSATLSTLNSLIQQSEQTLLSLSTLLPLQHPNQANLNRFASCSFNPHHLLPPNSLFAHFLSCPSSPSPIQPGLLPPLNYTQTLKSSASSQPENGFLQSVQGSESDLCFSLDDFFAEFGCNSFYHDCPGVVSLSAINGVSRTFTLPSVLSVQCENFVSKGDIETKTFGRDCRKILPSEFWATRAEVETWNEYPTVYSYRVLCAILGLDLARVNGLARWVIANSPRYGIVIDTAMRDHIFLLCRLCLKAILKEASTLVDNGDTEMIPGNTNFNCPVLVQVLMWLASQFSILYGQINGKLFAINTVKQCILEAASRVLIFSLEHKVTESPTEEFHHSLDMNSNDSTGGVKVEEAQQLQKSTEEEQNSIVDESVTGGVIFVSQVVAAVAALHERSLFEDKVKALRCYPPLNNYQRMAEHAYVSQRADEERKKRPLYRPIIEHDGLPRVKLSNEDASKSRTREELLAEERDYKRRRMSYRGKKVKRSHLEVMRDIIEDYMDEIKQAGGIGCFEKESGGEDTFPFKPPYVSDTTTYGDMPKKSFYDSSTGGDSPNYYQQQLHSDYRTQATTSKGPLVKQYQQPRRGHHDNHELSEDHVSVNRYKHDREYCSRSPRHVRSSECPRRPREQDEMDGIKHHENQNLKIRGTGKDMRITVQSLCHVSRTDMTLQSLMTHMKMVTLPSANTMDQINFMMRRIEPGTTNYNGTVPTLPFGQFQGVLRPTVGPGS
- the LOC133790619 gene encoding U11/U12 small nuclear ribonucleoprotein 48 kDa protein isoform X7, yielding MTQPPPPPPFSHPPFTSLPSNPNPISQFQPPHPQNPAPQPPDLSATLSTLNSLIQQSEQTLLSLSTLLPLQHPNQANLNRFASCSFNPHHLLPPNSLFAHFLSCPSSPSPIQPGLLPPLNYTQTLKSSASSQPENGFLQSVQGSESDLCFSLDDFFAEFGCNSFYHDCPGVVSLSAINGVSRTFTLPSVLSVQCENFVSKGDIETKTFGRDCRKILPSEFWATRAEVETWNEYPTVYSYRVLCAILGLDLARVNGLARWVIANSPRYGIVIDTAMRDHIFLLCRLCLKAILKEASTLVDNGDTEMIPGNTNFNCPVLVQVLMWLASQFSILYGQINGKLFAINTVKQCILEAASRVLIFSLEHKVTESPTEEFHHSLDMNSNDSTGGVKVEEAQQLQKSTEEEQNSIVDESVTGGVIFVSQVVAAVAALHERSLFEDKVKALRCYPPLNNYQRMAEHAYVSQRADEERKKRPLYRPIIEHDGLPRVKLSNEDASKSRTREELLAEERDYKRRRMSYRGKKVKRSHLEVMRDIIEDYMDEIKQAGGIGCFEKESGGEDTFPFKPPYVSDTTTYGDMPKKSFYDSSTGGDSPNYYQQQLHSDYRTQATTSKGPLVKQYQQPRRGHHDNHELSEDHVSVNRYKHDREYCSRSPRHVRSSECPRRPREQDEMDGIKHHENQNLKIRGTGKDMRITVQSLCHVSRTDMTLQSLMTHMKMVTLPSANTMDQINFMMRRIEPGTTNYNGTVPTLPFG
- the LOC133790619 gene encoding U11/U12 small nuclear ribonucleoprotein 48 kDa protein isoform X5; translated protein: MTQPPPPPPFSHPPFTSLPSNPNPISQFQPPHPQNPAPQPPDLSATLSTLNSLIQQSEQTLLSLSTLLPLQHPNQANLNRFASCSFNPHHLLPPNSLFAHFLSCPSSPSPIQPGLLPPLNYTQTLKSSASSQPENGFLQSVQGSESDLCFSLDDFFAEFGCNSFYHDCPGVVSLSAINGVSRTFTLPSVLSVQCENFVSKGDIETKTFGRDCRKILPSEFWATRAEVETWNEYPTVYSYRVLCAILGLDLARVNGLARWVIANSPRYGIVIDTAMRDHIFLLCRLCLKAILKEASTLVDNGDTEMIPGNTNFNCPVLVQVLMWLASQFSILYGQINGKLFAINTVKQCILEAASRVLIFSLEHKVTESPTEEFHHSLDMNSNDSTGGVKVEEAQQLQKSTEEEQNSIVDESVTGGVIFVSQVVAAVAALHERSLFEDKVKALRCYPPLNNYQRMAEHAYVSQRADEERKKRPLYRPIIEHDGLPRVKLSNEDASKSRTREELLAEERDYKRRRMSYRGKKVKRSHLEVMRDIIEDYMDEIKQAGGIGCFEKESGGEDTFPFKPPYVSDTTTYGDMPKKSFYDSSTGGDSPNYYQQQLHSDYRTQATTSKGPLVKQYQQPRRGHHDNHELSEDHVSVNRYKHDREYCSRSPRHVRSSECPRRPREQDEMDGIKHHESKHSSSRLSKHHDNRSSRSLKHSDYRSKSKDPRHRERYENHSSEPLSRFEDRYDPSESHDTHEDGNSSISKYYGSDKFHDEEN
- the LOC133790619 gene encoding U11/U12 small nuclear ribonucleoprotein 48 kDa protein isoform X6, which encodes MTQPPPPPPFSHPPFTSLPSNPNPISQFQPPHPQNPAPQPPDLSATLSTLNSLIQQSEQTLLSLSTLLPLQHPNQANLNRFASCSFNPHHLLPPNSLFAHFLSCPSSPSPIQPGLLPPLNYTQTLKSSASSQPENGFLQSVQGSESDLCFSLDDFFAEFGCNSFYHDCPGVVSLSAINGVSRTFTLPSVLSVQCENFVSKGDIETKTFGRDCRKILPSEFWATRAEVETWNEYPTVYSYRVLCAILGLDLARVNGLARWVIANSPRYGIVIDTAMRDHIFLLCRLCLKAILKEASTLVDNGDTEMIPGNTNFNCPVLVQVLMWLASQFSILYGQINGKLFAINTVKQCILEAASRVLIFSLEHKVTESPTEEFHHSLDMNSNDSTGGVKVEEAQQLQKSTEEEQNSIVDESVTGGVIFVSQVVAAVAALHERSLFEDKVKALRCYPPLNNYQRMAEHAYVSQRADEERKKRPLYRPIIEHDGLPRVKLSNEDASKSRTREELLAEERDYKRRRMSYRGKKVKRSHLEVMRDIIEDYMDEIKQAGGIGCFEKESGGEDTFPFKPPYVSDTTTYGDMPKKSFYDSSTGGDSPNYYQQQLHSDYRTQATTSKGPLVKQYQQPRRGHHDNHELSEDHVSVNRYKHDREYCSRSPRHVRSSECPRRPREQDEMDGIKHHENQNLKIRGTGKDMRITVQSLCHVSRTDMTLQSLMTHMKMVTLPSANTMDQINFMMRRIEPGTTNYNGTVPTLPFGES
- the LOC133790619 gene encoding U11/U12 small nuclear ribonucleoprotein 48 kDa protein isoform X2; its protein translation is MTQPPPPPPFSHPPFTSLPSNPNPISQFQPPHPQNPAPQPPDLSATLSTLNSLIQQSEQTLLSLSTLLPLQHPNQANLNRFASCSFNPHHLLPPNSLFAHFLSCPSSPSPIQPGLLPPLNYTQTLKSSASSQPENGFLQSVQGSESDLCFSLDDFFAEFGCNSFYHDCPGVVSLSAINGVSRTFTLPSVLSVQCENFVSKGDIETKTFGRDCRKILPSEFWATRAEVETWNEYPTVYSYRVLCAILGLDLARVNGLARWVIANSPRYGIVIDTAMRDHIFLLCRLCLKAILKEASTLVDNGDTEMIPGNTNFNCPVLVQVLMWLASQFSILYGQINGKLFAINTVKQCILEAASRVLIFSLEHKVTESPTEEFHHSLDMNSNDSTGGVKVEEAQQLQKSTEEEQNSIVDESVTGGVIFVSQVVAAVAALHERSLFEDKVKALRCYPPLNNYQRMAEHAYVSQRADEERKKRPLYRPIIEHDGLPRVKLSNEDASKSRTREELLAEERDYKRRRMSYRGKKVKRSHLEVMRDIIEDYMDEIKQAGGIGCFEKESGGEDTFPFKPPYVSDTTTYGDMPKKSFYDSSTGGDSPNYYQQQLHSDYRTQATTSKGPLVKQYQQPRRGHHDNHELSEDHVSVNRYKHDREYCSRSPRHVRSSECPRRPREQDEMDGIKHHENQNLKIRGTGKDMRITVQSLCHVSRTDMTLQSLMTHMKMVTLPSANTMDQINFMMRRIEPGTTNYNGTVPTLPFGYEVIMLQQFCLHPYPPFVSLILFCLLSKLI
- the LOC133790619 gene encoding U11/U12 small nuclear ribonucleoprotein 48 kDa protein isoform X1, which produces MTQPPPPPPFSHPPFTSLPSNPNPISQFQPPHPQNPAPQPPDLSATLSTLNSLIQQSEQTLLSLSTLLPLQHPNQANLNRFASCSFNPHHLLPPNSLFAHFLSCPSSPSPIQPGLLPPLNYTQTLKSSASSQPENGFLQSVQGSESDLCFSLDDFFAEFGCNSFYHDCPGVVSLSAINGVSRTFTLPSVLSVQCENFVSKGDIETKTFGRDCRKILPSEFWATRAEVETWNEYPTVYSYRVLCAILGLDLARVNGLARWVIANSPRYGIVIDTAMRDHIFLLCRLCLKAILKEASTLVDNGDTEMIPGNTNFNCPVLVQVLMWLASQFSILYGQINGKLFAINTVKQCILEAASRVLIFSLEHKVTESPTEEFHHSLDMNSNDSTGGVKVEEAQQLQKSTEEEQNSIVDESVTGGVIFVSQVVAAVAALHERSLFEDKVKALRCYPPLNNYQRMAEHAYVSQRADEERKKRPLYRPIIEHDGLPRVKLSNEDASKSRTREELLAEERDYKRRRMSYRGKKVKRSHLEVMRDIIEDYMDEIKQAGGIGCFEKESGGEDTFPFKPPYVSDTTTYGDMPKKSFYDSSTGGDSPNYYQQQLHSDYRTQATTSKGPLVKQYQQPRRGHHDNHELSEDHVSVNRYKHDREYCSRSPRHVRSSECPRRPREQDEMDGIKHHENQNLKIRGTGKDMRITVQSLCHVSRTDMTLQSLMTHMKMVTLPSANTMDQINFMMRRIEPGTTNYNGTVPTLPFGVSYPSHPSFVFFFFLFSMWFLLLNLTMAFCL